A genomic stretch from Streptosporangium album includes:
- a CDS encoding ABC transporter permease subunit produces MNAISTWAVVTAEWTKIRTVRSTLWTLLLTFALSVGLGYLVSLSFRDSLSRLPQDQQETFAPLFATFYSLTIGQLPLVVFGVLVVTTEYTSRTIRVSLAAVPRRGLFYGAKVLAVLSSALGVSAITVLVTFFAAQAALGPHGVSLGTAEVALTATGACLYLTAICLFAMGVAAMSRSATSSLGILLPLLFLGSQGLGNVPGLKPFAQYLPDQAGMVIMHLTGPPGDPRFSRDYGPWAGMGILSLWVAAALVGGYLVLRRRDA; encoded by the coding sequence GTGAACGCGATCTCCACATGGGCAGTGGTCACCGCCGAATGGACCAAGATCCGGACTGTGCGGTCGACGCTCTGGACCCTGTTGCTGACCTTCGCCCTGAGTGTCGGCCTCGGCTATCTGGTCAGCCTCAGCTTCCGCGACTCCCTCTCCCGCCTGCCACAGGATCAGCAGGAGACCTTCGCCCCGCTCTTCGCCACCTTCTACAGCCTCACGATCGGCCAGCTCCCCCTGGTGGTGTTCGGGGTGCTCGTGGTCACCACCGAGTACACCTCCCGGACGATCAGGGTCTCACTGGCGGCGGTGCCGCGGCGCGGCCTGTTCTACGGCGCCAAGGTGCTCGCGGTGCTGTCGTCGGCCCTCGGCGTCTCGGCGATCACCGTGCTCGTCACCTTCTTCGCCGCGCAGGCGGCGCTCGGCCCGCACGGCGTCTCTCTCGGCACGGCGGAGGTGGCGCTCACCGCCACCGGCGCCTGTCTCTACCTGACGGCCATCTGCCTGTTCGCCATGGGGGTGGCGGCGATGTCCCGCAGCGCCACCAGCTCGCTCGGGATCCTGCTGCCGCTGCTCTTCCTCGGCTCGCAGGGACTCGGCAACGTCCCGGGGTTGAAGCCCTTCGCGCAGTATCTGCCGGACCAGGCGGGCATGGTGATCATGCACCTCACCGGTCCGCCCGGGGACCCCCGGTTCAGCCGTGACTACGGTCCCTGGGCCGGGATGGGCATCCTCTCGCTCTGGGTCGCCGCCGCCCTCGTCGGCGGCTACCTGGTGCTGCGCCGCCGCGACGCCTGA
- a CDS encoding L-arabinose isomerase family protein: MKVWFLTGSQGLYGEDTLRQVAEQSRRIATALGGALPFEVEWKPVLTDAAAIRRICLEANASDECVGLVAWMHTFSPAKMWIAGLDALRKPLLHLHTQANLDLPWSSIDMDFMNLNQAAHGDREFGYIQARLGVPRKTVAGHVSDPSVVARIGAWARAAAGRAEVGSLKLARFGDNMRDVAVTEGDKWPTATASAARATGRPRCCCAR, from the coding sequence TTGAAAGTCTGGTTTCTCACCGGCAGCCAGGGGCTCTACGGCGAGGACACGCTGCGTCAGGTGGCCGAGCAGTCCCGGCGGATCGCCACGGCCCTGGGAGGGGCGCTCCCCTTCGAGGTGGAGTGGAAGCCGGTGCTCACCGACGCCGCGGCGATCCGCAGGATCTGCCTGGAGGCCAACGCCTCGGACGAGTGCGTCGGGCTGGTCGCGTGGATGCACACGTTCTCCCCGGCCAAGATGTGGATCGCCGGGCTGGACGCGCTGCGCAAACCGCTGCTGCACCTGCACACCCAGGCCAACCTGGACCTGCCGTGGAGCTCCATCGACATGGACTTCATGAACCTGAACCAGGCGGCGCACGGCGACCGCGAGTTCGGCTACATCCAGGCCAGGCTCGGCGTACCCAGGAAGACCGTGGCCGGGCACGTGAGCGACCCGTCCGTGGTGGCGCGGATCGGGGCATGGGCCAGGGCGGCGGCCGGCCGGGCCGAGGTGGGCTCGCTGAAACTGGCCAGGTTCGGCGACAACATGCGCGACGTGGCCGTCACCGAGGGCGACAAGTGGCCGACGGCTACGGCTTCGGCGGCGAGGGCGACTGGAAGACCTCGGTGCTGCTGCGCACGTTGA
- a CDS encoding ABC transporter ATP-binding protein produces MIEVQNLSKRYGTTVAVDGLSFTIRPGQVTGFLGPNGAGKSTTMRMMLGLDRPTGGRVLIDGEPYRLLPEPLRRVGAMLEASAVHGGRSAYGHLLWLAQTNRIPRARVREVLAMVGLESVAGRRAGGFSLGMTQRLGIAGALLGDPPVLLFDEPVNGLDPEGVVWIRNLLKGLAAEGRVVFVSSHLMSETALTAEHLIVIGRGRLLADTTVRRFVEANSRSYVRVRTPDPERMRDALVRAGVRVERAADGSLEAYGTEAAELGELAAANGLTVHEVSAQRASLEEAFMELTGDTVEYQAGGGRR; encoded by the coding sequence GTGATCGAAGTGCAGAACCTCAGCAAGAGATATGGGACCACCGTCGCGGTCGACGGTCTGTCCTTCACGATACGGCCCGGCCAGGTGACCGGGTTCCTCGGGCCGAACGGCGCAGGAAAGTCCACCACGATGCGGATGATGCTGGGCCTCGACCGCCCCACCGGAGGGCGGGTCCTGATCGACGGCGAGCCCTACCGGCTGCTGCCCGAACCGCTGCGGCGGGTCGGGGCGATGCTGGAGGCGTCGGCCGTACACGGCGGTCGCAGCGCGTACGGCCACCTGCTGTGGCTGGCGCAGACCAACCGGATCCCCAGGGCGCGGGTGCGGGAGGTCCTGGCGATGGTCGGGTTGGAGAGCGTCGCGGGGAGGCGGGCCGGGGGCTTCTCTCTCGGCATGACCCAGCGGCTCGGCATCGCCGGGGCACTGCTCGGCGACCCGCCGGTACTGCTCTTCGACGAGCCGGTCAACGGGCTGGATCCCGAGGGCGTCGTGTGGATCAGGAACCTGTTGAAGGGGCTGGCCGCCGAGGGCCGTGTCGTGTTCGTCTCCAGCCATCTGATGAGCGAGACGGCGCTCACCGCGGAGCACCTCATCGTGATCGGCCGCGGCCGGTTGCTGGCCGACACCACCGTTCGGCGGTTCGTCGAGGCCAACTCCCGCTCCTACGTGCGGGTCCGGACACCCGATCCGGAACGGATGCGTGACGCGCTGGTCAGGGCGGGCGTCCGGGTGGAACGGGCCGCGGACGGATCCCTGGAGGCCTATGGCACGGAGGCCGCGGAGCTCGGTGAGCTGGCCGCGGCCAACGGCCTGACGGTGCACGAGGTCAGCGCCCAGCGGGCCTCACTGGAAGAGGCGTTCATGGAACTCACCGGGGACACGGTGGAATATCAGGCCGGGGGTGGGCGGCGGTGA
- a CDS encoding L-ribulose-5-phosphate 4-epimerase has protein sequence MREIVCVLHRELVRNNLVAWTAGNVSGRVPGEELFVIKPSGVSYDDLTPESMVVCDLDGALVEGSLAPSSDTAAHAYIYRHMPEVNGVVHTHSTYASAWAARGEPIPCVLTAMADEFGGEIPVGPFALIGNDDIGQGVVATLRGRRSPAVLMRNHGVFAIGDSPKAAVKAAVMCEDVARTVHVSRQLGEPLPIPQGDVDRLYNRYQNVYGQRSNR, from the coding sequence ATGAGAGAGATCGTCTGCGTCCTCCACCGGGAGCTGGTCCGCAACAACCTGGTCGCCTGGACCGCCGGGAACGTCTCGGGCCGGGTGCCGGGGGAGGAGCTGTTCGTCATCAAGCCGAGCGGCGTCTCCTACGACGACCTGACCCCTGAGTCGATGGTCGTGTGCGACCTCGACGGCGCCCTGGTCGAGGGCTCGCTGGCCCCCTCCAGCGACACGGCCGCGCACGCCTACATCTACCGGCACATGCCCGAGGTGAACGGCGTGGTGCACACCCACTCCACGTACGCCTCGGCCTGGGCGGCACGCGGCGAGCCGATCCCGTGCGTGCTGACCGCGATGGCCGACGAGTTCGGCGGTGAGATCCCGGTGGGCCCCTTCGCCTTGATCGGCAACGACGACATCGGGCAGGGCGTCGTCGCCACGTTGCGGGGCCGGCGTTCCCCGGCGGTCCTGATGCGCAACCACGGGGTCTTCGCCATCGGCGACTCCCCGAAGGCGGCGGTGAAGGCCGCCGTCATGTGTGAGGACGTCGCCCGCACCGTGCACGTCTCGCGGCAGCTCGGTGAGCCGCTGCCGATCCCGCAGGGCGACGTCGACCGCCTGTACAACCGTTACCAGAACGTCTACGGACAGAGGAGCAATCGTTGA
- a CDS encoding sensor histidine kinase — translation MGRHLLAAVVVGVDTALLLAGTRNGLPGWIASAVVLVVVLRYRSAAGAFTAALVLSALTGGAYVLLLWSAYQAGREVVSRWDTTVVAGSAVGVALGSVAVRLWGPSGDPRVIASVLSTYGVFVALPLLAGRYLAQHERLVSALGQRNRQLGLERELLAEQERLRIARDMHDSLGHRLSLVSIQAAALEVSALPAEQRQAVQRLAGAARGAMDELHELVGALRGTEEPADRSVAVKAVGTLVEGFRGAGAAVTLRQRGEPRPLPPAAEQAAYRVVEEGLTNAAKHAPGQPVTVSVDWESDALLLTVANPLPDGPVSAGAGHGLSGLSERVGPAGGVLDHRLSGDGFRLFAMLPVVAGEPGGDDDLPAVGRVRMVAVGAAVAALTFVLLPASMLVGVRA, via the coding sequence ATGGGCCGACATCTTCTCGCCGCCGTCGTGGTCGGGGTCGACACCGCGCTGCTGCTGGCCGGGACCCGGAACGGCCTTCCCGGCTGGATCGCTTCGGCAGTGGTGCTGGTGGTCGTGCTGCGCTACCGGTCCGCGGCGGGTGCGTTCACGGCCGCGCTGGTGCTCTCCGCGCTTACCGGCGGCGCGTACGTCCTGTTGCTCTGGAGCGCCTACCAGGCCGGGCGTGAGGTGGTGTCCCGGTGGGACACCACCGTGGTGGCCGGTTCGGCGGTCGGCGTGGCGCTCGGAAGCGTCGCCGTACGGCTCTGGGGCCCGTCCGGGGACCCCAGGGTCATCGCGAGCGTTCTCTCCACCTACGGCGTCTTCGTGGCGCTGCCGCTGCTGGCCGGCCGTTACCTCGCGCAGCACGAGCGGCTGGTGTCGGCGCTCGGCCAGCGCAACCGGCAGCTCGGCCTGGAGCGGGAACTCCTCGCCGAGCAGGAGCGGCTCCGGATCGCCAGGGACATGCACGACTCCCTCGGGCACCGGCTCAGCCTGGTGTCGATCCAGGCGGCCGCGCTGGAGGTGTCGGCACTCCCCGCAGAACAGCGGCAGGCCGTCCAGCGGCTTGCGGGAGCGGCGCGCGGCGCCATGGACGAGCTGCACGAGCTGGTCGGGGCGCTCCGCGGAACGGAAGAGCCGGCTGATCGGTCGGTCGCGGTGAAGGCCGTCGGCACGTTGGTGGAGGGGTTCCGCGGAGCCGGGGCAGCGGTGACCTTGCGGCAGCGCGGGGAGCCCCGGCCGCTGCCCCCGGCGGCCGAACAGGCGGCCTACCGGGTGGTGGAGGAGGGGCTGACCAACGCGGCCAAGCACGCCCCGGGCCAGCCGGTCACCGTGAGCGTCGACTGGGAGTCCGACGCGCTGCTGCTCACCGTCGCCAACCCCCTCCCGGACGGACCGGTCTCCGCCGGCGCGGGGCACGGCCTGTCCGGGCTGAGCGAGCGGGTGGGACCGGCCGGCGGGGTCCTGGATCACCGGCTGTCCGGCGACGGGTTCCGGCTCTTCGCGATGCTTCCCGTCGTCGCAGGGGAGCCGGGCGGTGATGACGACCTGCCCGCGGTCGGGCGCGTCCGCATGGTCGCCGTCGGCGCCGCCGTCGCGGCCCTGACGTTCGTGCTCCTGCCCGCGAGCATGCTGGTGGGGGTGAGAGCGTGA
- a CDS encoding L-arabinose isomerase family protein, which produces MADGYGFGGEGDWKTSVLLRTLKVMSAGLPGGTSFMEDYTYHLRPGQEVILGAHMLEVCPTIAAGVPSCEVHPLVIGGREDPVRLVFDAEPGPAVVVGLADMGERFRLVASEVDVVAPAEPLPNLPVARAVWKPRPDLRTSAEAWLTAGAPHHTVLSAAIGTEELTDFADMLGVELLVIDAGTTPRQFAKELRWNQAYYRLAQGF; this is translated from the coding sequence GTGGCCGACGGCTACGGCTTCGGCGGCGAGGGCGACTGGAAGACCTCGGTGCTGCTGCGCACGTTGAAGGTGATGTCGGCCGGTCTGCCGGGCGGCACCTCGTTCATGGAGGACTACACCTACCATCTGCGTCCCGGGCAGGAGGTCATCCTCGGCGCGCACATGCTGGAGGTCTGCCCGACGATCGCCGCCGGCGTGCCCTCGTGCGAGGTCCACCCCCTCGTCATCGGCGGCCGCGAGGACCCGGTCCGGCTGGTCTTCGACGCCGAGCCCGGCCCCGCCGTCGTGGTGGGCCTGGCGGACATGGGTGAGCGGTTCCGGCTGGTCGCCAGCGAGGTCGACGTGGTCGCCCCGGCCGAGCCGCTGCCGAACCTGCCTGTGGCCAGGGCGGTCTGGAAGCCCCGGCCCGACCTGCGCACCTCCGCCGAGGCGTGGCTCACCGCCGGCGCCCCCCACCACACGGTCCTTTCGGCCGCGATCGGCACCGAGGAGCTCACCGACTTCGCCGACATGCTCGGCGTCGAGCTGCTCGTCATCGACGCGGGCACCACGCCGCGGCAGTTCGCCAAGGAACTGCGCTGGAACCAGGCCTACTACCGCCTCGCCCAGGGGTTCTGA